The following nucleotide sequence is from Pristiophorus japonicus isolate sPriJap1 chromosome 12, sPriJap1.hap1, whole genome shotgun sequence.
ccatttctttgttccccgttatgacttcccctgattctgactgcaggggacctacatttgtctttactaacctttttctctttacatatctatagaaacttttgcaatccgtcttaatgttccctgcaagcttcttctcatactccattttcccataGACCCAGATAGTCTCCAACCTGGTGcatctcccgatcactgacccagtCTGTGTGAAAAACTTTCTGGGAACAACCAATTAGTAAGATTGTTGGATAGTCTATTGGTTTAGTTTAGCCACACTTGCTTCAATTGTTTTCAGGTGACTGCAGGCTGTGTGTATAAAAGGGGATCAGGGGGCTCCTCACAGAGCACAGTTGAGCTGCAGTAGTTTGTATTATGGGGCAACTAGTGAAGGGCTTGGGGCCTCTGTTGGTTTTGATTGGAGCTGTTTATTGCTCTGATACTAGGCAGCGGTTTAGAAACTGGGACTTCCCATGGAGCATTGAGAAGGCCACTCGTGTCCCTCCTGGCCCAGCTTTTGGTTCTGGTTTCAGTAAGTCTGAGGGGCGAAGTGTGTCTCCACTGCggactgtgatggtgcagtgtggagAGCAGAACCTGCTGGTCAGTGTGCAGATGGATTTATTTGGAACCAGGCACCTGATTAAAGCAGCTGATCTGACCCTGGGGTTAACAGGTTGTCTGCCAACTGGGGTCTACTCTCAGAACCACACTGTCCTATTTCACTATGGACTCCATGAATGTGACAGCACAGTAAAGGTAATTTGATTCTTGATCTAAAACCTTCTGCAACCAGTGGGTACCTGGGAGAAGGAACAtgggcatagactagttgggctgagTGGACTGATTGTGCTGTAATCAATTGCCATTACAGTTAATGTAAGCTCTAGATTTGATTAGACCATGTTCAGAATATATTAGTGAGGCTGCCTTAAATGAGGGGCATTTGTGCAGGTTTCTTTCCTGGATTCAACATTTATTGATTGAATTGAAACTGGGCATCTGGACTGTAGCACACTGCTAAAGATAGTGTATTAGCCATGCAACAGTGGAGGGTGTGAGATGGGTTTGTAGCTACATAGGTGAGTGGTTCAAATTTGTAAGCTTTTGTGGCTTGACTGATGTGTGCACAAGAAAAGTTCAGTACAAATAGTTGCATTACTTTTTTGTTGAATTTGTGGTTGTCTTTGGTTGTGACAGTTTGGGTTCCATGCAGTTTTTGACCCTGTTATAGAATGAATCATAGGGCAATAATCGAGAGGTTTTCTATGCAGAAAGATTGACATATTTTTCATCAAGTTAAGAGGTGCCTTTAGTGATGCAGAACTTGCCTCTGGTGGAAGTGATGAGGAAACAGACTCCAGACCATTGTCAGAAGGAATTCTCACcataagtgaccatttaagtacTATGTGTGAGACCCAATGGTGTGGTTATCTCATTATACAAGGTTTTCCATCTCTAAACTACCTTTCTATCACTCCAATTATTTAAGACATATTTGATCACAAAATATCTGCTTAAGTAGactggtatcaaattttgtctgataacctaCCCATgatgtgccttggaatgttttgcaATGTGAAGGATGTTAGATAATTGAAGTTCCCTTTCCTCAGTGGCCTACAATATATCTAAGTATTTGGATAGGACTAGGGCTCTAGTTAATTAACAAGTATGAAGAGGTGAGTGGGTTTCTTTAAACACTGCTCTTTTGTCCATGAATAACATGTTTTGTACCTGACCCTAACCAGATCATTTCTTTCCCAGATGACTGATGACCTGCTGATTTACACCATCCACCTGTACTACAGACCAAGCCGTATTGGAGGAGTCATTGTGAGAACCAGTGGAGCAGTTGTTCCAATTGTGTGTCATTATCCCAGGTAAGGTGGATGATTGACAGgctctcctcccttcctccaatGGGGGTTGTTGGGGTTTGAATTGGAAGTAAAGCTGGCCTTTCTTCCTTCCCACAGGAAGAGGACAGTGAGTAGCAATGCGATCGAGCCCACCTGGGTCCCATTCTCCTCCACCAAGGTGGCAGAGGGACATTTGTCATTCTCCCTGTGTCTGATGACTGGTAAGTGGTGGTCAATTGTCTACCATGCCTGTTACCTGTTCCTTGGAATCAATTAAGGAACATCTGTCTCTTTCCATCCAGATGACTGGAGTGCAGAGCGTGCCTCCAATATCTACCACCTGGGTGACCTCATTCACATTGAAGCCTCTGTTATGACCATGAACCACATGCCACTGAAGCTGTACATTGACCGCTGTGTAGCTACACTGAGCCCAGACCAGGATTCCACCCCCAGATACAGCATCATTGACTTCAATGGGTATGCTCCTTATTTTGGCTGCATGAGCCAATCCCATAACTGGCTGGTGAAGGAAATCTCTTAATGCAGCTCTTTTTGACCCTCTTTCCAGTTGTCTGTTGGACAGCCGAGACGAAGACTCCTTTTCATCTTTTGTGTCTCTGCGAgatcaccaggacaaacttcggttCAAGCTGGATGCATTCCGCTTCTCTGAGGATGACTGGGACTTGGTAAGAGGAGGCCAAATGTTGCTAAGATGGTGAGCGTTTGACACTGAGTAACTCCTGCATGTGTCTCCTGCAGATCTTCATCACTTGCCACCTGAAAGTAGCTGCAGCAGATCAAAGGCCAGATTCAGTCAACAAAGCTTGTTCCTTCCAGAAGCCAGCCAACCGGTGAGTGAAATCTACCCAACAATGGTGATCCTCTTTGTTTTTGGCATATGGATGCTTCTATCAATGGCTTGCTTCCTTGTTTAGATGGTCCCTGGTGACTGAATTGGACCTGTCCATGGTGGAAGGATCCAATGAGGCTTGTGCCTGTTGTGATGGGGGCAACTGCAGAGCCCCGAGATTGCGATCTGAAGGAAGACTTCACTCCAGGGGTAGGAGGGAGTTCCTACCTGAGCTGGGTATGTTGTGGTGGTATTGGGTGTTGGGGCTATTGGATGTTTGTAACTGGATGGAATGAATTGTTGCAGAGTCGGAGCCTGTGTGGGAGGGTGATGCCTCCCTTGGACCCCTGATCATTCTGGATGCTGATCTGAAGGACCTGGCTCATTCGGTGAGAAGTGAAGCTGTCGGGACTCGTGAGGAGATTCCGAGTTCATCGCGAGGTGAGTGTTGATTTTATGAAAACCCAAATCCTGTCTTGTGACTCCTGATTCCAATGGCTTCTCATTCTCTGCAGGTGATGCAAATTCTGAGGTGCTTCTGGTTGTGGCTGTGACATTGGCATTTGGGGCCCTGATCTCAGCTGTTCTGGTGGCCTTCCTACTGTCCAGAAAACTCCACTGAATCCTTCTCTCAAGAGGTTTTCCAATATTTGTCAATGGTTAAATTTGGAAATGTGACTTCTGCTTGAGTTAGTCTTTGGTGTTGGATTTAATAAACTGATTTGAACTTCAGTTGTATAAATCCAGGCTTCAATCTTTTTTGCTTCAAGCTCCTCTCCCATGTTAAATTCCATGGTTTCCCTGTAACACAACACAATTatatttgtttataattttttttaaattcccagtGCTGTTGCTATCATGACAGTCCCTGTGTCCATCCCACTTTCCCTCAATAAGCCCTCATTCCTTCAACTGTTCCCAGCACATTAGTCTGTCCTGGTTCTCTGCTTAATTCAAACAGGCTCTTGCCCACCTGCAATATTTTATAACTAAAACACTAAGAGTTCCAGTCTTAGTCCTTCAAACCTGAGTTTGCCATCTTAATTGAGGCATTATACCCATGGGAAATTCACCTTGggttgatgtggcagctgccattgcaacacaggcaggagggaatgagcgtatcggtgctgctttggaggatGGTTGTGGCTCTGCAAGAGTCAATGGAGTGGCTAAGTGCTgtcatctggtggctttcagactgtggctgttcGCATGCAGTCACAGCTGGCTGCCCCCAAGACATCCATGTTGCTTTCATGGCTGGGTTTGCCATGGGGGTCCTTCCTGTGGTGCCACAGCaccaacctgagctccctcagattggtggcggTATTGTGCCACCTGAGTTATTCAGGCTCTTTGGGCCAGGATACAGAAGATGCGCTCTCTccagctcgcagcattcctggccccagactggTCATTCCACCAGTGCCTCCATGTATGACCTCACCTGAGTAAAGTTAGACTGAACCCTctgaggagggtgttgaccagtctccagccagcccttccaggcccaaagctgaagGAGGGCATCttgggacatctgcagcttccagagGAAAAACTGCAGCCTTCCCAGATCCAGAGGCACTTCTGCTCTAAGTGAATTCTTGGGTGGctgaatgcaggacctacagtctgtcacaggtgggacagacagtggttgaaagggtgggtggtgaaactgggttgccacatgctccttctgctatctgtgcttggtttctgcatgctctaggtgctcagtgccctcccaggtgctcttcctccactttggatagTCTTGGGCCAGGTGcccgtgaggatgttgcactttatcaaggaggctttgagggtgtccttgaagcattaccTCTTCCTGCCAGAGGCTTGCTTGGTGTGTCGAGGCTCTGAAGagtgcttattttgggagtctcatgtcaggcatgcagataatgtggcctGCCAGCAGAGCTGACCGAGCATGGTCATTGCTTTGATGTTGGCTTGAGCAAGAACATtgatggtgcatctgtcctcccaatggatttgcaggatcttgcagaggcagtgttggtggtacttcagtgctttgaggtgtctgctggaaatagtccacatcTGATCCATaagggagggcaggtatcactgctgtCTTGTAGACCATAAGTTTAATGCCAGATTTGAGGCTCTGGTTTTCCAAAAACTCTCGGGTAACAGAAGGCTGTGCTGGCATACTGGAAGGGATATTGGATgtcatctatgtctgcccttgctgacagtaggctcctgaggaggTGTATATAAAatgttccacattgtccaaggcctcaccgtggtgggtggtggtggggggggggtcaggttggtggaggacctttgttttgcagatgtttagtgtaatgcccatGTTTTGTACGCCTCGGATTAGGCATTGAGGATTGTTTGGTCATATTGTCATTCGATGagaggataggacgaccttggatctagcctggagatggTGGCGGTTAaaaagattcccatttgttaccttgcggaatgctgagctggggtgactcttccagtctgagcccctgaatTGATTCTCTCTGATTGCCTTGCCTATTCCCTACCCcctcaaacttggctacattacattcagtcccttcatccaattcattaatatagattgtaaatagttgaggccccagcactgatccctgtggcaccccactagttattgtttgccaactggaaaataacccattCATATTCATTCCCGATTCTGTTTTCTATTATCATGGATACAGGATTGCCTAActaatattactcccaaccccatgagctcttatcttgtgtagtaaccttttatggggcacctatcaaatgccttttgggaaattcaaatacaccatatccactagttcacccttttcccacctgcttgttacatccccaaagaactccagcaaatttgtcaaacatgatttccctttttataaaaccatgctgactgtttgtttgaattatgcttttccaaatgtactgatTCCTTAACAATGGAATCGAGCATTTTCCCCATGATATGCTAACTGGTTTAGCTTCCTGCTTTGTCTCCCACTTTTTTATATAGGTGTtagatttgcagtttttcaatctgttgggacctctagaatccagggaattttggtagattgctactaatacatccattatctctgcagccacttctaagACCCTATGATTCAGgctttcaggtccaggggacttgtccatctttagtcccattactttaccaAATATTTCTTCAGTTAAGtttcagccccttgattatctactattgggatgtttataatgtcttctaccattaaaaacagatacaaaatatttgttcaacatctttgccatttccctgttccccagtctcatcctcctaaagtaaatattggtcccttaactactctctctctcctctttctatacttgtagaagctcttactatcttttatatttcttgctagattaCACTTTTTTTTAGTTTTCCTTTGCTGTTTTTAatttccaaatcctctggcctcccaataaTCTTGGCAGCATTGTTTTTAActtgataccatcttttacttccttagttagccacaaatggttcTTCTTGGTTTTCTccctagaatatatttttgttgcaagttatgaaatatcttgtctgccactgctaatcaaccatcttactctttaatctattttcccagtccactttatccaactctgcctttGTACCTTTTTTGTAGTCTCCTccttttatttaagatcaggacactggtttgagacccaacttcatCACCCTctgactgaatttgaaattcaaccatgctatgatcactttactagaggatcctttactatgagaattttattaatcctgtctctatCAGATCTAAGattccctggttgattcca
It contains:
- the LOC139276795 gene encoding zona pellucida sperm-binding protein 3-like, with the protein product MKTEAIENAPTPQYVTELRSFLGLLNYFGNFLPGLSTLQRFRNWDFPWSIEKATRVPPGPAFGSGFSKSEGRSVSPLRTVMVQCGEQNLLVSVQMDLFGTRHLIKAADLTLGLTGCLPTGVYSQNHTVLFHYGLHECDSTVKMTDDLLIYTIHLYYRPSRIGGVIVRTSGAVVPIVCHYPRKRTVSSNAIEPTWVPFSSTKVAEGHLSFSLCLMTDDWSAERASNIYHLGDLIHIEASVMTMNHMPLKLYIDRCVATLSPDQDSTPRYSIIDFNGCLLDSRDEDSFSSFVSLRDHQDKLRFKLDAFRFSEDDWDLIFITCHLKVAAADQRPDSVNKACSFQKPANRWSLVTELDLSMVEGSNEACACCDGGNCRAPRLRSEGRLHSRESEPVWEGDASLGPLIILDADLKDLAHSVRSEAVGTREEIPSSSRGDANSEVLLVVAVTLAFGALISAVLVAFLLSRKLH